A genomic segment from Hypomesus transpacificus isolate Combined female chromosome 13, fHypTra1, whole genome shotgun sequence encodes:
- the fbrs gene encoding autism susceptibility gene 2 protein homolog isoform X5 — MDGPSRSGGFRQSRRSRSQRDRERRRRRVDLADQRATSPSSGSDRKVSGANSVLGPGGRVCRPAFPGVRHRPPRRRKRESVSCEEDIIDGFAIASFISLEALEMDCSLKPTQRAAMLMGRGSKRKRSPGENGGGPLTDAEEGAPPSYSRSCWNRNRKKRRKTNVKGGAILLLETGYICDTESESADKASDNDMDPTFTVSTRKVMEPTPMSMASSMAKGCPPLPARCSLSRLMVTPCVSGLERSQERSLEPPHPEPVSSTSYSFTCLPSHSPATASRPSHLNGNNGFHQRHEPNPSLSKHKPFLSFPGRPHSIYNMGTSNRSGTSVKPPSSSSASSSLRPPTPSSSMSLSLIRGPGSSGSLRPPSRAGSGSLFTSSPGLPPPPPLLQVSSHGAADQDLLRQGLNSHFLASQEREGRHSVPGTETNGGAGRSTPGGPSASSSSSGSSGRTSQAQPSIQPLAFQFHQHNHQHQHTHTHQHFTPFLHPTATAPPLFEKYAGKMEGLYRHTFFPQYPPSVPGIQPVIPPAGPFGSVQGAFQPKPLVPQGTGPEMNARLGVVPHHLQPKDPRKPGKWCAMHVHVAWMILSHQKKVKLMHADPHKLDFRNELLARLPGAGDPRLGPLGPLGGGLPPAHDLTRPASLFTAPGGVNPSSSPFIPPSTPHSSFLTPGAHLADPYGRSPPFTPLGALGSSAFGGLGSPTLASSSVFGHKDSPAGVVGGLNNPHDPWNRLHGGPPNFTAGPSWAKGADKRDERDRGKEMERREILHIKDEKDRDNMLYGRPPVRMSPVAPPLKLRSNTPVSHMNGHGGPMAANGPGEDLNRSMSRDRERDRDGDKRPPHTVSSRAPGTSSLVADRDRPRSSSSSVLTTPPPSGPSAPSPHDLYPRQQQPSAAHGHHNESPRPSQRDAGPPSSSSTSATVTSLSQGKKPDRTTTPVPKPSLLPPVKVKEERKEEPEHIPISLPPPPVPSHNYDRPNSRPHHHRSATPSSSSHSLTPTPGVPLPPPTQHQPSHQPSHQPSHQHSHQHSHQPSHQHSHQPSHHHLSLLERSRAQAAIEAYLGSAAGAGGLVIGHGGERFAAHPHGPPQGHPQHPHGFPSWDPWRELAAQQQQQQRREAMAMRSDPHLALRSDPHLARLLQHQHAQRFLEAERAAAMAAAVGANPHHPQTSTSSAPTSVRQEFGLMAHHFDRPPHLGPPSGSLMDEEQRAQIMREDFERARYFGMHSHPHLSGAHLQNHSHAAHMEQLHPGLLPHSHLQPGASNPSPHHPGLYSRIGALHPHHMPNGILGKSPAGLVGALSVGGPPPLIPSVASRSATPPRGSRLGPGDLALYSTHKDGESR; from the exons ATGGACGGTCCGAGTCGAAGCGGTGGGTTCAGACAGAGCCGACGGTCCCGTTCTCAGCGCGACAGAGAACGGCGTAGGAGACGAGTAGACCTCGCTGATCAACGGGCCACATCTCCTTCCTCGGGCTCGGACCGCAAGGTTTCCGGAGCAAACTCGGTTTTAGGTCCTGGGGGTAGAGTATGTCGACCCGCTTTCCCCGGTGTCAGGCACAGGCCTCCGCGACGGAGGAAGCGAGAATCGGTGTCCTGCGAAGAGGACATCATCGATGGTTTCGCCATTGCCAGCTTCATCAGCTTGGAGGCCTTAGAG ATGGACTGTTCTCTGAAGCCTACCCAGCGTGCCGCTATGCTCATGGGAAGGGGaagcaagaggaagaggagcccAGGGGAGAACGGCGGAGGGCCCCTCACAGACGCAGAGGAGGGGGCCCCACCCAGCTACTCCCGCAGTTGCTGGAACAGgaacagaaagaagagaagaaagacaaATGTGAAG GGTGGAGCGATTCTGCTCCTGGAGACTGGCTACATC TGTGACACAGAGAGTGAGTCAGCAGATAAG GCATCTGACAATGATATGGATCCAACATTCACTGTCAGTACCAGAAAAG TTATGGAGCCTACCCCTATGAGCATGGCCTCCTCTATGGCCAAAGGCTGCCCTCCCCTTCCAGCGCGCTGTAGCCTGTCCCGGCTCATGGTCACCCCGTGCGTATCTGGACTCGAGCGCAGTCAGGAGAGGAGCCTGGAGCCGCCTCACCCCGAGCCTGTCTCTTCTACCTCTTACTCCTTTACCTGCCTGCCTTCTCACTCCCCGGCCACTGCCTCCCGGCCCAGCCACCTCAACGGCAACAACGGCTTCCACCAGCGCCACGAGCCCAACCCCTCGCTCTCCAAACACAagcctttcctctccttccctggaCGGCCCCACTCCATCTACAACATGGGGACCAGCAACAG GAGCGGTACCTCAGTCAAGCCGCCGTCGTCATCCAGTGCATCTTCCTCCTTGCGTCCCCCAACACCCTCTTCCAGCAtgtccctgtccctcatccGAGGTCCAGGCTCCTCAGGATCTCTCCGCCCCCCCTCACGAGCAGGGTCCGGCTCCTTGTTCACTTCCTCCCCCGGTCttcccccgccgcccccccttCTACAGGTGTCCTCCCACGGAGCTGCAG ACCAGGATTTGCTGCGTCAGGGTCTGAACTCTCACTTCCTCGCCTCCCAAGAGCGAGAGGGTCGTCACAGTGTCCCCGGGACGGAGACCAACGGCGGGGCGGGGCGCTCTACCCCTGGGGGGCCGTcagcctccagctccagctctggTTCCTCCGGCAGGACGTCCCAGGCCCAGCCCAGCATCCAGCCCTTGGCCTTTCAGTTCCATCAGCACaaccaccagcaccagcacacacacacgcaccaacacttcACGCCTTTCCTGCACCCTACTGCAACTGCACCGCCTCTG TTTGAGAAGTATGCTGGAAAGATGGAGGGGCTCTACCGCCACACC TTCTTCCCACAGTACCCTCCTTCAGTGCCAGGCATCCAGCCAGTGATCCCCCCTGCTGGGCCCTTTGGCTCGGTGCAAGGAGCCTTCCAGCCCAAG CCTCTTGTCCCCCAGGGAACAGGTCCTGAGATGAACGCTCGGCTGGGAGTTGTGCCTCACCACCTGCAGCCTAAAGACCCACGG AAGCCAGGGAAGTGGTGTGCCATGCATGTGCACGTGGCCTGGATGATTCTAAGCCATCAGAAGAAAGTAAAG tTGATGCATGCGGATCCTCACAAGCTGGACTTCCGTAATGAGCTGCTGGCTCGTCTTCCGGGAGCAGGTGACCCCAGACTGGGTCCTCTGGGGCCGCTGGGAGGTGGGCTTCCCCCTGCCCATGACCTCACCAGGCCTGCCAGCCTCTTCACAGCCCCTG GTGGAGTCAAtccgtcctcctctcctttcatccctccatccacgcCCCACTCCTCTTTCCTCACCCCGGGGGCACACTTGG cagaccCTTACGGCCGCTcaccccccttcacccctctgGGAGCCTTGGGTTCCAGTGCCTTTGGAGGACTGGGCAGCCCCACACTGG CGAGCAGCTCAGTGTTTGGCCACAAGGACTCTCCTGCTGGTGTAGTTGGGGGCCTGAACAACCCTCACGACCCCTGGAATCGCCTGCACGGCGGCCCTCCCAACTTCACTGCCGGGCCGAGCTGGGCCAAAGGGGCTGACAAGAGggacgagagagacagaggaaaggagatggagaggagagaaatccTTCACATCAAAGATGAAAAAGACAG GGACAACATGCTGTATGGTCGTCCACCTGTGCGAATGTCGCCGGTGGCCCCTCCCTTGAAGCTCCGCAGCAACACCCCCGTCTCCCACATGAACGGGCACGGTGGTCCTATGGCAGCGAACGGGCCTGGCGAGGACTTGAACCGCAGCATGAGCagggaccgagagagagaccgagacgGGGACAAGAGACCTCCCCACACCGTATCCTCAAGAGCACCGGGCACTTCCTCTTTGGTGGCAGACCGAGACAGGccgcgctcctcctcctcctcggtgcTCACCACTCCCCCACCCTCTGGCCCCTCTGCGCCCTCTCCCCATGACCTGTACCCCCGACAGCAGCAGCCCTCTGCTGCTCATGGTCACCACAACGaatccccccgcccctcccaaaGAGATGCAGGCCCCCCTTCCTCATCCTCGACCTCTGCCACTGTCACCTCTCTGTCCCAGGGTAAGAAGCCTGACCGGACCACAACCCCCGTCCCCAAaccgtccctcctccctccagtcaaAGTCAAAGAGGAGCGGAAAGAGGAGCCCGAGCATATCCccatctccctgcctcctccccccgtGCCCAGCCATAACTACGACAGGCCTAACAGCCGCCCACACCACCATCGCTCTgccaccccttcctcctcttctcactcGCTGACGCCCACACCTGGGgtacccctgcctcctcccaccCAGCACCAACCCTCACACCAACCCTCACACCAACCCTCACATCAACACTCACATCAACACTCACATCAACCCTCACATCAACACTCACACCAACCCTCacaccaccacctctctctgCTGGAGCGCTCCAGGGCTCAGGCTGCCATCGAGGCTTACCTGGGAAGTGCGGCCGGCGCTGGGGGCTTGGTCATTGGTCACGGAGGGGAACGGTTTGCTGCTCACCCCCATGGCCCACCCCAGGggcacccccagcacccccatgGCTTCCCCTCGTGGGACCCCTGGAGGGAGTTGGCAgctcagcagcagcaacagcagcgtaGGGAAGCCATGGCGATGCGCTCTGACCCCCACCTGGCCCTTCGTTCCGATCCCCACCTGGCTCGGCTGCTCCAGCACCAGCATGCCCAGCGCTTCCTGGAGGCTGAGAGGGCAGCGGCCATGGCGGCCGCGGTCGGGGCcaaccctcaccacccccagaCCTCTACCTCTTCCGCCCCCACCTCCGTACGGCAGGAGTTTGGCCTGATGGCCCATCACTTCGACAGGCCTCCCCACCTGGGACCTCCGAGCGGCAGCCTCATGGACGAGGAGCAGCGAGCCCAAATCATGAGGGAAGACTTTGAGAGGGCACGTTACTTTGGAATGCATTCTCACCCGCACCTCTCCGGCGCCCACCTCCAAAACCACTCTCACGCTGCCCACATGGAGCAGCTCCACCCTGGCCTGCTCCCTCACTCCCACCTCCAGCCCGGAGCTTCCAacccctcacctcaccaccCTGGCCTCTACTCTCGCATCGGGGCCCTGCACCCGCACCACATGCCCAACGGCATCCTGGGTAAGTCCCCTGCAGGCCTTGTGGGAGCTTTGTCTGTCGGGGGACCACCACCCCTGATTCCCTCGGTGGCCAGCAGATCCGCCACACCTCCTCGGGGCTCCAGACTCGGCCCAGGTGACCTGGCTCTGTACAGCACCCACAAAGACGGGGAGTCCAGATAG
- the fbrs gene encoding autism susceptibility gene 2 protein homolog isoform X4 yields the protein MDGPSRSGGFRQSRRSRSQRDRERRRRRVDLADQRATSPSSGSDRKVSGANSVLGPGGRVCRPAFPGVRHRPPRRRKRESVSCEEDIIDGFAIASFISLEALEMDCSLKPTQRAAMLMGRGSKRKRSPGENGGGPLTDAEEGAPPSYSRSCWNRNRKKRRKTNVKGGAILLLETGYICDTESESADKASDNDMDPTFTVSTRKVMEPTPMSMASSMAKGCPPLPARCSLSRLMVTPCVSGLERSQERSLEPPHPEPVSSTSYSFTCLPSHSPATASRPSHLNGNNGFHQRHEPNPSLSKHKPFLSFPGRPHSIYNMGTSNRSGTSVKPPSSSSASSSLRPPTPSSSMSLSLIRGPGSSGSLRPPSRAGSGSLFTSSPGLPPPPPLLQVSSHGAADQDLLRQGLNSHFLASQEREGRHSVPGTETNGGAGRSTPGGPSASSSSSGSSGRTSQAQPSIQPLAFQFHQHNHQHQHTHTHQHFTPFLHPTATAPPLFEKYAGKMEGLYRHTFFPQYPPSVPGIQPVIPPAGPFGSVQGAFQPKGTGPEMNARLGVVPHHLQPKDPRLTDPFGTSLKVSNKPGKWCAMHVHVAWMILSHQKKVKLMHADPHKLDFRNELLARLPGAGDPRLGPLGPLGGGLPPAHDLTRPASLFTAPGGVNPSSSPFIPPSTPHSSFLTPGAHLADPYGRSPPFTPLGALGSSAFGGLGSPTLASSSVFGHKDSPAGVVGGLNNPHDPWNRLHGGPPNFTAGPSWAKGADKRDERDRGKEMERREILHIKDEKDRDNMLYGRPPVRMSPVAPPLKLRSNTPVSHMNGHGGPMAANGPGEDLNRSMSRDRERDRDGDKRPPHTVSSRAPGTSSLVADRDRPRSSSSSVLTTPPPSGPSAPSPHDLYPRQQQPSAAHGHHNESPRPSQRDAGPPSSSSTSATVTSLSQGKKPDRTTTPVPKPSLLPPVKVKEERKEEPEHIPISLPPPPVPSHNYDRPNSRPHHHRSATPSSSSHSLTPTPGVPLPPPTQHQPSHQPSHQPSHQHSHQHSHQPSHQHSHQPSHHHLSLLERSRAQAAIEAYLGSAAGAGGLVIGHGGERFAAHPHGPPQGHPQHPHGFPSWDPWRELAAQQQQQQRREAMAMRSDPHLALRSDPHLARLLQHQHAQRFLEAERAAAMAAAVGANPHHPQTSTSSAPTSVRQEFGLMAHHFDRPPHLGPPSGSLMDEEQRAQIMREDFERARYFGMHSHPHLSGAHLQNHSHAAHMEQLHPGLLPHSHLQPGASNPSPHHPGLYSRIGALHPHHMPNGILGKSPAGLVGALSVGGPPPLIPSVASRSATPPRGSRLGPGDLALYSTHKDGESR from the exons ATGGACGGTCCGAGTCGAAGCGGTGGGTTCAGACAGAGCCGACGGTCCCGTTCTCAGCGCGACAGAGAACGGCGTAGGAGACGAGTAGACCTCGCTGATCAACGGGCCACATCTCCTTCCTCGGGCTCGGACCGCAAGGTTTCCGGAGCAAACTCGGTTTTAGGTCCTGGGGGTAGAGTATGTCGACCCGCTTTCCCCGGTGTCAGGCACAGGCCTCCGCGACGGAGGAAGCGAGAATCGGTGTCCTGCGAAGAGGACATCATCGATGGTTTCGCCATTGCCAGCTTCATCAGCTTGGAGGCCTTAGAG ATGGACTGTTCTCTGAAGCCTACCCAGCGTGCCGCTATGCTCATGGGAAGGGGaagcaagaggaagaggagcccAGGGGAGAACGGCGGAGGGCCCCTCACAGACGCAGAGGAGGGGGCCCCACCCAGCTACTCCCGCAGTTGCTGGAACAGgaacagaaagaagagaagaaagacaaATGTGAAG GGTGGAGCGATTCTGCTCCTGGAGACTGGCTACATC TGTGACACAGAGAGTGAGTCAGCAGATAAG GCATCTGACAATGATATGGATCCAACATTCACTGTCAGTACCAGAAAAG TTATGGAGCCTACCCCTATGAGCATGGCCTCCTCTATGGCCAAAGGCTGCCCTCCCCTTCCAGCGCGCTGTAGCCTGTCCCGGCTCATGGTCACCCCGTGCGTATCTGGACTCGAGCGCAGTCAGGAGAGGAGCCTGGAGCCGCCTCACCCCGAGCCTGTCTCTTCTACCTCTTACTCCTTTACCTGCCTGCCTTCTCACTCCCCGGCCACTGCCTCCCGGCCCAGCCACCTCAACGGCAACAACGGCTTCCACCAGCGCCACGAGCCCAACCCCTCGCTCTCCAAACACAagcctttcctctccttccctggaCGGCCCCACTCCATCTACAACATGGGGACCAGCAACAG GAGCGGTACCTCAGTCAAGCCGCCGTCGTCATCCAGTGCATCTTCCTCCTTGCGTCCCCCAACACCCTCTTCCAGCAtgtccctgtccctcatccGAGGTCCAGGCTCCTCAGGATCTCTCCGCCCCCCCTCACGAGCAGGGTCCGGCTCCTTGTTCACTTCCTCCCCCGGTCttcccccgccgcccccccttCTACAGGTGTCCTCCCACGGAGCTGCAG ACCAGGATTTGCTGCGTCAGGGTCTGAACTCTCACTTCCTCGCCTCCCAAGAGCGAGAGGGTCGTCACAGTGTCCCCGGGACGGAGACCAACGGCGGGGCGGGGCGCTCTACCCCTGGGGGGCCGTcagcctccagctccagctctggTTCCTCCGGCAGGACGTCCCAGGCCCAGCCCAGCATCCAGCCCTTGGCCTTTCAGTTCCATCAGCACaaccaccagcaccagcacacacacacgcaccaacacttcACGCCTTTCCTGCACCCTACTGCAACTGCACCGCCTCTG TTTGAGAAGTATGCTGGAAAGATGGAGGGGCTCTACCGCCACACC TTCTTCCCACAGTACCCTCCTTCAGTGCCAGGCATCCAGCCAGTGATCCCCCCTGCTGGGCCCTTTGGCTCGGTGCAAGGAGCCTTCCAGCCCAAG GGAACAGGTCCTGAGATGAACGCTCGGCTGGGAGTTGTGCCTCACCACCTGCAGCCTAAAGACCCACGG CTAACTGATCCATTTGGGACATCGTTGAAAGTCAGTAAT AAGCCAGGGAAGTGGTGTGCCATGCATGTGCACGTGGCCTGGATGATTCTAAGCCATCAGAAGAAAGTAAAG tTGATGCATGCGGATCCTCACAAGCTGGACTTCCGTAATGAGCTGCTGGCTCGTCTTCCGGGAGCAGGTGACCCCAGACTGGGTCCTCTGGGGCCGCTGGGAGGTGGGCTTCCCCCTGCCCATGACCTCACCAGGCCTGCCAGCCTCTTCACAGCCCCTG GTGGAGTCAAtccgtcctcctctcctttcatccctccatccacgcCCCACTCCTCTTTCCTCACCCCGGGGGCACACTTGG cagaccCTTACGGCCGCTcaccccccttcacccctctgGGAGCCTTGGGTTCCAGTGCCTTTGGAGGACTGGGCAGCCCCACACTGG CGAGCAGCTCAGTGTTTGGCCACAAGGACTCTCCTGCTGGTGTAGTTGGGGGCCTGAACAACCCTCACGACCCCTGGAATCGCCTGCACGGCGGCCCTCCCAACTTCACTGCCGGGCCGAGCTGGGCCAAAGGGGCTGACAAGAGggacgagagagacagaggaaaggagatggagaggagagaaatccTTCACATCAAAGATGAAAAAGACAG GGACAACATGCTGTATGGTCGTCCACCTGTGCGAATGTCGCCGGTGGCCCCTCCCTTGAAGCTCCGCAGCAACACCCCCGTCTCCCACATGAACGGGCACGGTGGTCCTATGGCAGCGAACGGGCCTGGCGAGGACTTGAACCGCAGCATGAGCagggaccgagagagagaccgagacgGGGACAAGAGACCTCCCCACACCGTATCCTCAAGAGCACCGGGCACTTCCTCTTTGGTGGCAGACCGAGACAGGccgcgctcctcctcctcctcggtgcTCACCACTCCCCCACCCTCTGGCCCCTCTGCGCCCTCTCCCCATGACCTGTACCCCCGACAGCAGCAGCCCTCTGCTGCTCATGGTCACCACAACGaatccccccgcccctcccaaaGAGATGCAGGCCCCCCTTCCTCATCCTCGACCTCTGCCACTGTCACCTCTCTGTCCCAGGGTAAGAAGCCTGACCGGACCACAACCCCCGTCCCCAAaccgtccctcctccctccagtcaaAGTCAAAGAGGAGCGGAAAGAGGAGCCCGAGCATATCCccatctccctgcctcctccccccgtGCCCAGCCATAACTACGACAGGCCTAACAGCCGCCCACACCACCATCGCTCTgccaccccttcctcctcttctcactcGCTGACGCCCACACCTGGGgtacccctgcctcctcccaccCAGCACCAACCCTCACACCAACCCTCACACCAACCCTCACATCAACACTCACATCAACACTCACATCAACCCTCACATCAACACTCACACCAACCCTCacaccaccacctctctctgCTGGAGCGCTCCAGGGCTCAGGCTGCCATCGAGGCTTACCTGGGAAGTGCGGCCGGCGCTGGGGGCTTGGTCATTGGTCACGGAGGGGAACGGTTTGCTGCTCACCCCCATGGCCCACCCCAGGggcacccccagcacccccatgGCTTCCCCTCGTGGGACCCCTGGAGGGAGTTGGCAgctcagcagcagcaacagcagcgtaGGGAAGCCATGGCGATGCGCTCTGACCCCCACCTGGCCCTTCGTTCCGATCCCCACCTGGCTCGGCTGCTCCAGCACCAGCATGCCCAGCGCTTCCTGGAGGCTGAGAGGGCAGCGGCCATGGCGGCCGCGGTCGGGGCcaaccctcaccacccccagaCCTCTACCTCTTCCGCCCCCACCTCCGTACGGCAGGAGTTTGGCCTGATGGCCCATCACTTCGACAGGCCTCCCCACCTGGGACCTCCGAGCGGCAGCCTCATGGACGAGGAGCAGCGAGCCCAAATCATGAGGGAAGACTTTGAGAGGGCACGTTACTTTGGAATGCATTCTCACCCGCACCTCTCCGGCGCCCACCTCCAAAACCACTCTCACGCTGCCCACATGGAGCAGCTCCACCCTGGCCTGCTCCCTCACTCCCACCTCCAGCCCGGAGCTTCCAacccctcacctcaccaccCTGGCCTCTACTCTCGCATCGGGGCCCTGCACCCGCACCACATGCCCAACGGCATCCTGGGTAAGTCCCCTGCAGGCCTTGTGGGAGCTTTGTCTGTCGGGGGACCACCACCCCTGATTCCCTCGGTGGCCAGCAGATCCGCCACACCTCCTCGGGGCTCCAGACTCGGCCCAGGTGACCTGGCTCTGTACAGCACCCACAAAGACGGGGAGTCCAGATAG